In Effusibacillus pohliae DSM 22757, one genomic interval encodes:
- a CDS encoding aminotransferase class IV, whose protein sequence is MTDAGLKVWLNGRILLAEDARLSVFDHGFLYGHGVFETMRAYSGQVFLLREHLQRLRASASLLRIPLDLSDDAAARAIASLLRENRLADAYVRLTVSRGPGPIGMRGAFGAPSVLIFAKPLALPPAEAYAQGRDLCILQTRRNTPETGVRVKSLNFLNSLAGAWEAADRGYAEGMMLDGEGHIAEGTVSNLFFAERERLWTPSLDTGILPGVTRAYVIRLAHELGIAVAEARFGVERLADFTEAFTTNSLTEIVPVRSVDGHVFPLCPGPLTRRLMEAYARRRDGEKGELQDGV, encoded by the coding sequence ATGACGGATGCTGGGCTGAAAGTTTGGTTGAACGGGCGGATTTTGCTGGCGGAGGATGCGCGATTGTCCGTTTTTGATCACGGCTTTCTGTATGGGCATGGCGTGTTTGAGACGATGCGCGCCTATTCCGGGCAGGTGTTTTTGCTGCGGGAACATTTGCAGCGCTTGCGTGCGTCCGCGTCACTGCTGCGGATTCCGCTTGATCTCTCGGATGATGCGGCGGCGCGGGCGATTGCCTCGCTGCTAAGGGAAAATCGGCTTGCTGACGCATACGTGCGCTTGACAGTCTCGCGCGGACCGGGGCCGATCGGAATGCGGGGGGCGTTCGGGGCGCCGAGCGTGCTGATTTTCGCAAAACCGTTGGCGCTACCGCCGGCGGAAGCGTACGCGCAAGGGCGCGATCTGTGTATTTTGCAAACCCGCCGCAATACGCCAGAGACAGGCGTGCGCGTGAAGTCCCTGAACTTTTTGAACTCGCTGGCCGGTGCCTGGGAAGCGGCCGATCGCGGGTATGCGGAAGGCATGATGCTGGACGGGGAAGGGCATATCGCGGAGGGGACCGTGTCCAATCTGTTTTTCGCGGAACGGGAGCGGCTGTGGACGCCCTCGCTCGATACCGGTATCCTGCCGGGTGTGACGCGCGCGTATGTGATCCGGCTCGCACACGAATTGGGGATTGCCGTGGCGGAAGCGAGGTTTGGCGTGGAGCGCCTGGCCGATTTTACCGAGGCGTTTACGACCAACTCGTTGACTGAGATTGTACCGGTCCGATCGGTCGACGGGCATGTGTTCCCGCTGTGTCCCGGGCCGCTCACCCGCCGGCTGATGGAGGCATACGCGCGGCGCAGAGACGGCGAAAAAGGGGAGTTGCAGGATGGAGTTTAA
- the greA gene encoding transcription elongation factor GreA, which translates to MAEKEVLLTQGGLKKLEEELDYLRAVKRKEVAERIKTAISFGDISENSEYEDAKNEQAFIEGRIITLEKMLRNARIINHSDVDTNIVGIGSTVKLKDLEFGDVVEYTIVGSAEADPLENRISNQSPVGQALLGRSIGEVVDVNVPAGVIQYEILEIKKS; encoded by the coding sequence GTGGCGGAAAAAGAGGTTTTGCTGACGCAAGGCGGGTTGAAAAAGCTGGAAGAAGAGCTGGACTATCTGCGGGCGGTCAAGCGCAAGGAAGTGGCGGAACGGATCAAAACGGCAATCAGTTTCGGCGATATCTCGGAAAACTCCGAGTATGAAGACGCGAAGAACGAGCAGGCATTTATCGAAGGCCGGATCATTACGTTGGAAAAAATGCTCCGCAACGCCCGCATCATCAACCATTCGGACGTCGACACGAACATTGTGGGCATAGGTTCGACAGTCAAGTTGAAAGATCTGGAATTTGGCGATGTCGTGGAATATACGATTGTCGGCTCCGCCGAAGCGGACCCGTTGGAAAACCGGATTTCCAATCAATCGCCCGTCGGCCAGGCACTGCTTGGCAGATCGATCGGCGAGGTGGTCGACGTCAATGTCCCGGCCGGCGTTATTCAATATGAGATTCTTGAGATCAAGAAATCCTGA
- the folK gene encoding 2-amino-4-hydroxy-6-hydroxymethyldihydropteridine diphosphokinase, translating to MVGQRNPDTGMHEAFLGLGSNLGDRERYLADAICSLQQKGIRMLAQSPVYETKAVGYVDQPDFLNMVVRVQTELPPHELLRLMLAVERQCGRRRDVKWGPRTLDLDLLFYDNLVLDGCDLAVPHPRLEERAFVLLPLCDLAPDWVHPVSGLTVREMAEQVPGKGGVRRWERPLANGCGPTEN from the coding sequence ATGGTGGGGCAGAGGAACCCCGATACGGGTATGCATGAAGCGTTTTTGGGGCTGGGGTCGAATCTTGGAGATCGCGAACGTTATCTGGCGGATGCGATTTGCTCGTTGCAGCAAAAGGGGATTCGGATGCTCGCGCAATCTCCTGTGTATGAAACGAAAGCTGTCGGATATGTCGATCAGCCGGATTTTCTGAATATGGTGGTGCGGGTGCAGACCGAATTGCCGCCGCACGAACTGCTCCGCCTGATGCTTGCTGTCGAACGGCAGTGCGGCCGCCGGCGGGATGTCAAATGGGGGCCGCGAACGCTTGATCTCGACCTGCTATTTTATGATAATCTAGTACTGGATGGCTGCGACCTAGCCGTTCCCCACCCGCGGCTGGAAGAACGGGCGTTTGTTCTGTTGCCGCTGTGCGATCTTGCACCCGATTGGGTGCATCCCGTGTCCGGCTTGACCGTGCGGGAGATGGCGGAACAAGTTCCGGGCAAGGGAGGTGTTCGTCGATGGGAGAGGCCCTTGGCAAACGGTTGCGGGCCTACCGAAAACTGA
- a CDS encoding helix-turn-helix domain-containing protein has translation MGEALGKRLRAYRKLKNLTQQQLADLLGISVAIVGGIERGTREPSKDVLEKVSQILGVTEHELRGRKS, from the coding sequence ATGGGAGAGGCCCTTGGCAAACGGTTGCGGGCCTACCGAAAACTGAAAAATTTGACCCAGCAGCAGCTGGCCGATTTGCTTGGCATCTCGGTTGCCATTGTCGGCGGCATCGAACGGGGAACGCGTGAACCGTCGAAAGACGTGCTGGAGAAGGTCTCGCAAATTCTCGGCGTCACGGAACATGAACTGCGGGGTCGGAAATCGTAA
- the pabA gene encoding aminodeoxychorismate/anthranilate synthase component II translates to MILVIDNYDSFTYNLVQYLGEIGEELVVKRNDCVTVSEIEQLSPERIVISPGPCTPNEAGVSLEAIRHFAGKIPILGVCLGHQSIAQAFGGRVVRAANPMHGKTSLVEHDGRTIFAGIPSPFRATRYHSLVVERDSLPACLEVSAWTETGEIMGIRHRQYAVEGVQFHPEAILTEYGKALLRNFVRSAGTAGGVRA, encoded by the coding sequence ATGATTCTGGTGATCGACAACTACGATTCATTTACTTACAACCTGGTACAGTATTTGGGAGAAATCGGCGAGGAGCTGGTCGTCAAGCGCAACGACTGCGTGACCGTCAGCGAGATTGAGCAGCTTTCGCCCGAGCGGATCGTCATTTCTCCCGGACCGTGCACACCGAACGAAGCGGGAGTTTCGCTCGAGGCGATTCGTCATTTTGCCGGAAAAATCCCGATTCTAGGCGTCTGCCTCGGCCACCAGTCGATCGCCCAGGCGTTCGGCGGACGGGTGGTGCGCGCGGCCAACCCGATGCACGGCAAGACTTCGCTGGTGGAGCATGACGGAAGGACGATTTTTGCCGGGATTCCCAGCCCGTTTCGGGCGACCCGCTATCATTCGCTGGTGGTGGAGCGGGACAGCTTGCCTGCCTGTCTGGAAGTATCCGCCTGGACGGAGACGGGCGAAATCATGGGGATCCGGCACCGCCAGTATGCGGTGGAGGGTGTTCAGTTTCACCCGGAGGCGATTTTGACCGAATACGGCAAGGCGCTGCTGCGCAATTTTGTCCGGAGTGCAGGTACCGCTGGGGGAGTCAGGGCATGA
- the folP gene encoding dihydropteroate synthase, producing the protein MEFNPYVIQVQSEHHLLEELRRVGSTETGNRIMAKKGRMLTIRIDNIGLKAAHILKQELLAVGGDAAVHRDVAALTIERSSMVLMATVRQFEILLPKLKLQPFGLKRLAAELEETIARAEGQGRRTIRCGRYELPVGKRTLVMGIVNVTPDSFSDGGRFYDVEAAVRHAKQLVDDGADILDVGGESTRPGHTPVDAKEELRRVIPVIERLAREVQVPISIDTYKAAVAKAAVEAGAHIVNDVWGLKKDPEMAKVCAKLDVPVILMHNRHEPFPSDVMNGVIRETRECVKLALAAGVKQERIILDPGIGFGKTYEDNLLVLRHLADFCRLGYPVLLGTSRKSVIGNTLGLPVDERVEGTAATVALGIAQGIDIVRVHDVKQMVRVARMTDALVRGRTIAPSRDTGGTG; encoded by the coding sequence ATGGAGTTTAATCCTTACGTGATCCAAGTGCAGTCGGAGCATCATCTGCTGGAAGAACTGAGGCGGGTCGGCTCAACCGAAACGGGCAATCGGATCATGGCGAAAAAAGGCCGCATGCTGACGATCCGCATTGACAATATCGGGCTGAAAGCGGCCCATATTCTGAAGCAGGAGTTGCTGGCGGTCGGCGGCGACGCGGCTGTGCACCGCGACGTGGCGGCGCTGACGATCGAGCGCTCGTCGATGGTACTGATGGCGACCGTCCGGCAGTTTGAAATTTTGCTTCCGAAGCTGAAACTCCAGCCGTTCGGACTGAAGCGTCTGGCGGCGGAGCTGGAGGAAACGATCGCGCGTGCGGAGGGACAGGGGCGGAGGACGATTCGCTGCGGCCGGTACGAGTTGCCGGTCGGCAAACGGACTCTGGTAATGGGGATCGTCAACGTCACGCCCGACTCGTTCTCGGACGGCGGCCGTTTTTACGATGTGGAAGCGGCAGTCCGGCATGCGAAACAATTGGTGGACGATGGGGCGGATATTTTGGACGTCGGCGGGGAGTCGACCCGTCCCGGACATACGCCGGTTGACGCGAAGGAAGAGCTGCGCCGGGTGATCCCGGTGATCGAGCGCTTGGCGCGGGAAGTGCAAGTTCCGATTTCCATCGACACGTACAAGGCGGCGGTGGCGAAGGCGGCGGTGGAAGCGGGTGCGCATATTGTCAATGATGTGTGGGGATTGAAAAAAGACCCGGAAATGGCCAAGGTGTGCGCGAAACTGGATGTGCCGGTGATTCTGATGCACAACCGGCACGAACCGTTCCCATCCGACGTGATGAACGGGGTGATTCGGGAGACGCGCGAATGCGTGAAACTGGCGCTGGCAGCCGGGGTGAAACAGGAGAGGATCATTTTGGACCCTGGGATCGGGTTCGGCAAGACGTACGAGGACAATTTGCTGGTGCTCCGGCACCTGGCCGATTTTTGCCGGTTGGGGTATCCGGTTTTGCTCGGCACATCGAGAAAATCTGTGATCGGCAACACGCTCGGCCTGCCGGTTGACGAGCGGGTGGAGGGAACGGCGGCGACCGTCGCTTTGGGCATTGCACAGGGAATCGACATCGTGCGCGTGCATGACGTGAAACAGATGGTGCGGGTGGCTCGCATGACGGACGCTTTGGTACGTGGACGAACGATTGCACCAAGCCGTGATACAGGCGGGACCGGATGA
- a CDS encoding anthranilate synthase component I family protein, producing the protein MRNSIKPERAAAERLLATYRVVPVWMEAGKAAASPWDLYLRTPAGNHRFLLESGKAGRYSLIGGDPRTILQVKNGLASDGTSGHPLQLLRKLLQERRAPRNRELTSPEQGASELPPFLCGLVGFLAYDLARAIERLPEIAVDDLLTPDLYVVEPGWLIVIDHQTEELYLATSMSSIDEYEQAERRLHEIWRWIADEPLHSEQRDADGHTGRAPLPEGTRIEQGSVANTSSEGTNASQQRVTHSPEDSERSLSQPEFEAAVERIKEYIRAGDVFQVNLSLRESRPIRVSPRAVYDQLRRINPSPYMGLIEFPELSLVSCSPELLVRLRGDQAETRPIAGTRKRSGDREHDLRMLQELIENEKERAEHIMLVDLERNDLGRVCEYGTVSVDELMTIEEYSHVMHIVSHISGRLREGFDAVDLVAATFPGGTITGAPKIRTMEIIEELEPVRRGVYTGSFGWWSFNGDMELNIAIRTMVVQNGRAYVQAGAGVVIDSIPEREYKESLRKAEALWQAFETAHRDSGVAR; encoded by the coding sequence GTGCGGAACAGCATAAAACCGGAGCGGGCGGCGGCAGAGCGCCTGCTCGCTACATATAGGGTCGTTCCTGTCTGGATGGAAGCGGGAAAAGCTGCCGCGTCGCCGTGGGATCTCTACCTGCGAACACCTGCGGGCAACCACCGCTTTCTGTTGGAAAGCGGCAAGGCGGGACGGTACAGTTTGATCGGCGGCGATCCGCGGACGATTTTGCAAGTGAAAAATGGGCTGGCCAGTGACGGGACAAGCGGGCATCCGTTGCAGCTTTTGCGTAAGTTGTTGCAAGAACGGCGGGCCCCACGAAACCGGGAGTTGACATCGCCCGAACAGGGAGCAAGCGAGCTGCCGCCTTTTTTGTGCGGGTTGGTCGGGTTTTTGGCGTACGATTTGGCCCGAGCGATTGAGCGCTTGCCGGAGATCGCAGTCGATGATCTTTTGACGCCCGATCTGTATGTGGTGGAACCTGGCTGGTTGATCGTCATCGACCATCAGACGGAGGAACTGTATCTGGCTACATCGATGTCGTCGATCGATGAGTATGAACAGGCGGAACGCCGGTTGCACGAGATCTGGCGGTGGATCGCTGATGAACCGCTCCATTCGGAACAGCGGGATGCGGACGGGCATACGGGGCGGGCACCCTTGCCGGAAGGGACGCGCATCGAACAGGGTTCGGTGGCCAATACTTCATCGGAAGGAACCAATGCTTCCCAGCAACGGGTGACCCATTCTCCCGAGGATTCGGAACGGTCGCTGTCCCAGCCGGAATTTGAAGCGGCTGTGGAGCGGATTAAGGAGTATATCCGGGCAGGGGATGTGTTCCAGGTGAATCTGTCTCTGCGCGAATCGCGACCGATCCGGGTATCTCCGCGGGCGGTGTATGATCAGCTGCGTCGCATCAACCCTTCGCCTTATATGGGATTGATTGAGTTTCCCGAGCTGTCACTGGTCAGTTGTTCGCCTGAGCTGCTGGTTCGCCTGCGCGGCGATCAGGCGGAGACCCGTCCGATCGCGGGTACGCGCAAGCGCAGCGGCGACCGCGAGCACGATCTGCGGATGCTGCAAGAGTTGATCGAAAATGAGAAGGAACGGGCGGAACACATCATGCTGGTGGATCTTGAGCGCAACGATTTGGGGCGGGTTTGTGAATACGGCACCGTCAGCGTGGACGAGCTGATGACGATCGAGGAATATTCGCATGTGATGCATATCGTCTCCCATATCAGCGGCAGGCTGCGTGAAGGATTTGACGCGGTCGATCTTGTGGCCGCCACGTTTCCGGGAGGAACGATTACGGGCGCTCCGAAAATCCGGACGATGGAGATCATCGAAGAATTGGAACCTGTTCGGCGCGGGGTATATACCGGCTCGTTCGGCTGGTGGTCGTTCAACGGCGACATGGAGTTGAACATTGCGATTCGGACGATGGTGGTGCAGAACGGCAGAGCCTATGTGCAGGCGGGTGCGGGCGTGGTGATCGATTCGATTCCGGAGCGCGAGTACAAAGAGTCGCTGCGCAAGGCGGAGGCGCTCTGGCAAGCGTTTGAGACGGCGCATAGGGATTCGGGAGTTGCAAGATGA
- the folB gene encoding dihydroneopterin aldolase produces MDKICLHAMEFYAYHGVLEEEAKLGQKFVVDLEVATDLRRAGETDNLDDTLSYVAIYDVVKQTVQAERYQLIEAVAETIAARLLRKFSRIESVRVKVTKVMPPIEGILAGASVEIERARN; encoded by the coding sequence ATGGACAAAATTTGCTTGCACGCGATGGAGTTTTACGCTTACCACGGCGTGCTGGAAGAAGAAGCGAAACTGGGGCAGAAGTTTGTCGTCGATCTGGAGGTGGCGACGGATCTTCGCCGGGCCGGGGAAACGGACAATCTGGACGATACGTTGAGTTATGTTGCGATTTACGATGTGGTGAAACAAACCGTCCAGGCGGAACGGTACCAACTGATCGAAGCGGTGGCGGAAACGATCGCTGCCCGGCTGTTGCGGAAGTTTTCGCGGATTGAAAGCGTGCGCGTCAAGGTGACGAAAGTGATGCCGCCGATTGAAGGGATTCTGGCGGGCGCTTCGGTTGAGATCGAGCGCGCGCGGAACTAG
- the hslO gene encoding Hsp33 family molecular chaperone HslO — protein sequence MSDYIVRATALEGKLRAFGAITTRLVEEIRRRQQATPVATAAIGRAATAGAMMGVMLKGDDRLTIQVKGNGPIGQILVDANAKGEVRAYATNPQVDLPLNAAGKLDVAGAVGTDGFLYVIKDLGLKEPYRGSVQIVSGELGEDFAYYFAQSEQTPSVVGVGVLVDRDYTVKTAGGFIVQLLPGVAEEDIAYIEQQLSGLPSVTSLLSEGTTPEQILTRLIPGNVKFHETIPVLFRCTCNRERLIGVLVSLGVNELRRLLEEDQGAELVCSFCKEKYAFSGEELETLIDRIEQK from the coding sequence ATGAGCGATTATATTGTGCGCGCTACGGCGCTCGAGGGGAAGCTGCGGGCGTTTGGCGCGATCACGACACGACTGGTGGAAGAGATTCGCCGCAGGCAGCAGGCGACTCCGGTGGCAACGGCGGCGATTGGCCGGGCGGCTACCGCTGGCGCCATGATGGGCGTGATGTTAAAAGGGGATGACCGGTTGACGATTCAGGTCAAAGGCAACGGACCGATCGGCCAGATTTTGGTGGATGCCAACGCGAAAGGGGAAGTTCGCGCCTACGCGACCAATCCGCAAGTCGACCTGCCGCTCAACGCCGCGGGCAAATTGGATGTGGCGGGAGCGGTCGGCACGGACGGATTTTTGTATGTGATCAAAGACTTGGGACTGAAAGAACCCTATCGAGGTTCTGTGCAGATCGTCTCCGGCGAGTTGGGGGAAGATTTTGCCTACTATTTTGCACAAAGTGAGCAAACGCCTTCGGTCGTCGGTGTCGGTGTGCTGGTCGACCGGGATTATACGGTCAAGACGGCAGGCGGATTTATCGTCCAGCTGCTACCGGGAGTGGCGGAAGAGGACATTGCATACATCGAGCAACAACTGTCCGGCCTGCCGAGCGTGACCTCCCTGCTGTCGGAAGGAACGACGCCGGAACAAATTTTGACCCGATTGATCCCGGGGAATGTGAAATTTCACGAAACCATCCCGGTTTTGTTTCGCTGTACCTGCAACCGGGAACGTTTGATAGGGGTACTCGTTTCGCTGGGGGTGAACGAGCTGCGCAGACTGCTGGAAGAGGATCAGGGAGCGGAATTGGTCTGTTCCTTCTGCAAGGAAAAATATGCTTTCTCCGGCGAGGAATTGGAAACGCTGATTGACCGGATCGAACAAAAGTAG
- the cysK gene encoding cysteine synthase A: protein MKVANSIAELIGRTPIVKLHKVAGPEDAEIYLKLESFNPGGSVKDRIALSMVEEAEKEGILKPGDTILEPTSGNTGIGLAMMAAAKGYRAVLVMPDTMSIERRNLLRAYGAELVLTPGAQGMKGAIAKAEEIKAEHPEYFVPQQFKNPANPKIHRETTAREILEDMDGQVDAFVAGVGTGGTITGVGEVLKKEIGPHVKIVAVEPSASPVLSGGQPGPHKIQGIGAGFVPDILNRELIDEVITVDNEVAFEYSRKVAKEEGILVGISSGANIFAALQVAKQLGKGKKVVTVAPSTGERYLSTALFQFE from the coding sequence GTGAAAGTAGCCAACTCGATTGCGGAATTGATCGGCCGCACACCGATTGTCAAATTGCACAAGGTCGCAGGACCGGAGGATGCGGAAATCTATCTGAAACTCGAATCGTTTAACCCCGGTGGCTCCGTCAAAGACCGGATCGCCCTGTCGATGGTCGAAGAGGCGGAAAAAGAAGGAATTCTCAAGCCGGGTGATACGATCCTCGAACCGACCTCCGGCAACACGGGGATCGGTTTGGCGATGATGGCGGCTGCCAAAGGATATCGGGCGGTGCTCGTGATGCCGGACACGATGTCGATCGAGCGCCGCAATCTGCTGCGCGCATACGGAGCGGAGCTGGTGTTGACGCCGGGCGCGCAGGGCATGAAAGGCGCGATTGCAAAAGCGGAGGAAATCAAAGCGGAGCATCCGGAATATTTTGTGCCGCAGCAGTTTAAAAACCCTGCCAACCCGAAAATTCACCGCGAAACGACCGCCCGCGAGATCTTGGAAGACATGGACGGACAGGTCGACGCGTTTGTCGCTGGTGTCGGCACAGGCGGTACGATCACCGGTGTAGGTGAAGTGTTGAAAAAAGAAATCGGGCCGCACGTAAAAATCGTGGCGGTGGAGCCGTCCGCTTCGCCGGTGTTGTCCGGCGGGCAACCGGGTCCGCACAAGATTCAGGGGATCGGGGCGGGCTTTGTGCCTGACATTCTGAATCGCGAATTGATCGACGAAGTGATAACGGTCGATAACGAAGTGGCGTTCGAATACTCGCGTAAAGTGGCGAAAGAGGAAGGCATCCTGGTCGGCATCTCGTCCGGCGCGAACATCTTCGCGGCACTGCAGGTGGCTAAGCAACTGGGGAAAGGGAAGAAAGTGGTGACGGTTGCTCCGTCGACAGGCGAGCGCTATCTGTCCACCGCGCTGTTCCAATTCGAATAA
- the lysS gene encoding lysine--tRNA ligase: MSEQDWMELNEAQRVRLQKLEELYKLGVDPFGKRYERTHTAADVLAYAADKTKEQLETETIEVSAAGRIMLLRPQGKAAFANIQDLSGRVQIYVRKDVVGDEAFAIFQQLEMGDIIGVKGPIFKTKMGEPTIKVKELTVLTKALNPLPEKYHGLTDIEMRYRQRYVDLIVNPEVRETFITRSRIIQSMRRYLDELGFLEVETPTMHTIAGGAAARPFITHHNALDMRLYMRIAIELHLKRLIVGGLEKVYEIGRVYRNEGISTRHNPEFTMMELYWAYADFHDIMDLTENLIAHIAREVLGTTKITYQGQEVDLTPKWRRASMVGLVKDATGVDFSQHMSLEEARQLAEQHGVKVEKHHRVGHILNEFFEQFVEDKLIQPTFVYGHPVEISPLAKQNPEDPRFTDRFELFIVGREHANAFTELNDPIDQRNRFEKQLEEKQAGNDEAHEMDEDFINALMYGMPPTGGLGIGVDRLVMLLTDQLSIRDVLLFPLLRER; the protein is encoded by the coding sequence ATGTCAGAACAAGATTGGATGGAACTGAACGAGGCGCAACGCGTTCGTTTGCAGAAGCTGGAGGAACTGTACAAGCTCGGCGTAGATCCGTTTGGCAAGCGATATGAACGGACGCATACCGCGGCCGACGTTTTGGCGTATGCGGCAGACAAGACAAAAGAGCAGCTGGAGACGGAGACGATCGAAGTCTCGGCCGCTGGCCGTATTATGTTGTTGCGGCCCCAGGGTAAGGCGGCTTTTGCCAACATCCAGGACCTGAGCGGGCGCGTGCAGATTTACGTGCGCAAGGATGTGGTCGGGGACGAGGCGTTTGCGATTTTTCAGCAGCTTGAAATGGGCGATATCATCGGCGTCAAAGGGCCGATTTTCAAAACGAAAATGGGCGAGCCGACGATCAAGGTGAAGGAATTGACGGTCCTTACAAAAGCGCTGAATCCGCTGCCGGAAAAATATCACGGGCTGACCGACATTGAAATGCGCTACCGGCAACGTTATGTCGATCTGATCGTCAATCCGGAAGTGCGTGAGACGTTTATCACCCGCAGTCGGATCATTCAATCGATGCGCCGCTACCTGGACGAGCTGGGGTTCCTGGAAGTGGAGACGCCGACTATGCACACGATCGCCGGGGGAGCTGCCGCCCGTCCGTTTATTACCCACCATAACGCGTTGGACATGCGGTTGTACATGCGGATCGCGATCGAACTGCATCTGAAACGGCTGATCGTCGGCGGTTTGGAAAAAGTGTACGAGATTGGCCGGGTCTATCGGAATGAAGGGATCTCGACCCGGCATAATCCGGAATTTACGATGATGGAACTGTATTGGGCTTATGCCGATTTTCACGATATCATGGATCTGACCGAAAATCTGATCGCTCATATCGCGCGGGAAGTGCTCGGTACCACAAAGATCACGTACCAGGGGCAGGAAGTCGATTTGACGCCAAAATGGCGCCGCGCCTCGATGGTCGGGCTGGTGAAGGATGCGACCGGTGTTGATTTTTCGCAGCATATGTCGCTTGAGGAAGCGCGCCAGCTGGCGGAGCAGCACGGGGTGAAGGTGGAGAAGCACCATCGGGTCGGGCATATTTTGAACGAGTTCTTCGAGCAGTTTGTGGAGGACAAGCTGATTCAGCCGACCTTTGTCTACGGACATCCGGTGGAAATTTCGCCGCTGGCCAAACAGAATCCGGAAGACCCGCGGTTCACCGACCGGTTTGAGCTGTTTATCGTCGGCCGCGAGCACGCGAACGCGTTCACCGAATTGAACGATCCGATCGATCAGCGGAATCGTTTTGAAAAGCAGTTGGAGGAAAAGCAGGCGGGCAACGACGAGGCGCATGAGATGGATGAAGATTTTATCAACGCACTGATGTATGGCATGCCGCCGACAGGCGGGCTGGGCATCGGCGTCGACCGGCTTGTCATGTTGCTGACCGACCAGCTGTCGATCCGCGACGTGCTCTTGTTCCCGCTGCTGCGGGAGCGGTAA
- the dusB gene encoding tRNA dihydrouridine synthase DusB: MTFKIGDVQMENNVVLAPMAGVCNPPFRKLVKEMGAGLVCAEMVSDKAIVHGNEKTRLKLDILPEEHPVSLQLVGCDKESMVRAAELVMQQEHTPDIIDINMGCPATKIYKNGAGAALARDPEVAGRIIEAVVNTVDRPVTVKFRKGWDDQNINAVEVAKAAEQAGAKAVAVHGRTARQLYTGKADWDIIRRVKEAVSIPVIGNGDVTTPQLAKQMLEQTGCDAVMIGRGAHGNPWIFKQVVHYLETGEELPPPSARERIEVCLRHLELLVEHKGEAIGVKEMRKHAAWYIKGLYDSAEVRTIIVEQETHDGMRKVLLDYLNYLEQKDLVPA; the protein is encoded by the coding sequence ATGACGTTCAAAATTGGCGACGTGCAAATGGAAAACAACGTGGTGCTGGCACCGATGGCGGGCGTCTGCAACCCGCCTTTTCGAAAACTGGTGAAGGAAATGGGCGCCGGGTTGGTCTGTGCCGAGATGGTGTCGGACAAAGCGATCGTCCACGGCAATGAAAAAACACGCTTGAAGCTGGACATCCTGCCGGAGGAACATCCGGTTTCGCTGCAGCTCGTCGGCTGCGACAAGGAGTCGATGGTGCGGGCGGCAGAGCTGGTGATGCAGCAGGAACACACGCCCGACATTATCGACATCAACATGGGCTGTCCGGCGACCAAGATTTACAAAAACGGTGCGGGTGCCGCGCTCGCCCGCGATCCGGAGGTGGCGGGCCGGATTATCGAAGCGGTCGTCAACACGGTCGACCGGCCGGTGACGGTCAAATTCCGCAAAGGCTGGGACGACCAGAACATCAACGCGGTGGAAGTCGCGAAAGCGGCCGAACAGGCCGGTGCCAAAGCGGTCGCGGTGCATGGCCGGACGGCGAGACAGTTGTATACAGGGAAAGCCGACTGGGACATCATTCGCCGGGTGAAAGAAGCGGTTTCCATTCCGGTGATTGGCAACGGGGACGTGACGACTCCGCAGCTGGCGAAACAGATGCTCGAGCAGACCGGATGCGACGCCGTGATGATCGGGCGGGGAGCGCATGGAAACCCGTGGATTTTCAAGCAGGTTGTGCATTATCTGGAGACGGGGGAAGAGTTGCCGCCGCCGTCGGCGCGTGAACGGATTGAGGTGTGCCTGCGCCATTTGGAGCTGTTGGTTGAGCACAAAGGAGAAGCAATCGGCGTCAAAGAGATGCGCAAGCATGCGGCATGGTACATCAAGGGACTGTACGACTCTGCCGAAGTCCGCACGATCATCGTTGAACAGGAAACGCACGACGGCATGCGCAAAGTGCTGCTCGATTACTTGAACTATCTGGAACAAAAAGATCTGGTGCCGGCGTAA